The bacterium genome includes a region encoding these proteins:
- a CDS encoding site-2 protease family protein has translation MFTADWWLDKLYLAPGILFGLVFHEFCHGYAAWRLGDPTAKLAGRLSFNPLKHLDLLGTVALFVARIGWAKPVPVDARNFRDPRKGILITSLAGPVANLVLGVVLGIGLGGLFAYALKTPAAFDSSWLRLLYLVLFNAVYINFILAVFNLLPVPPLDGSNVLWAILPREAAASYGRFIARYGRTVLIVFFLAIFLGPSLGFPVFQWFLMPPIKILVRLTTGFSLNELWYFYAAMFAL, from the coding sequence ATGTTTACCGCCGATTGGTGGCTCGATAAGTTGTATTTAGCGCCGGGGATCCTCTTCGGCCTCGTCTTCCACGAGTTTTGCCACGGCTACGCGGCCTGGCGTCTCGGCGACCCCACCGCCAAGCTCGCCGGGCGGCTGAGCTTCAACCCCTTAAAGCACCTCGACCTGCTGGGCACGGTAGCCCTCTTCGTCGCGCGCATCGGGTGGGCGAAGCCGGTACCGGTGGACGCGCGGAACTTCCGCGACCCGCGCAAGGGGATACTCATTACGTCGCTCGCGGGGCCGGTAGCGAATCTCGTATTGGGCGTCGTATTAGGCATCGGCCTTGGCGGGTTATTCGCCTACGCGCTCAAGACGCCGGCGGCGTTCGATTCCTCCTGGCTTCGCCTCCTCTACCTCGTGCTGTTCAACGCCGTCTACATTAATTTCATCCTTGCCGTATTCAACCTCTTGCCGGTGCCGCCGCTCGACGGCTCGAACGTCTTGTGGGCGATTTTGCCGCGGGAGGCGGCGGCGTCGTACGGCCGCTTCATAGCTCGCTACGGCCGGACGGTACTCATCGTCTTCTTCCTGGCGATATTCCTCGGGCCCTCGCTCGGGTTTCCCGTTTTCCAGTGGTTCCTGATGCCGCCGATAAAAATTTTAGTACGCTTAACGACGGGGTTTTCCCTTAATGAACTTTGGTATTTTTACGCGGCGATGTTCGCGTTATGA